A part of Corvus cornix cornix isolate S_Up_H32 chromosome Z, ASM73873v5, whole genome shotgun sequence genomic DNA contains:
- the PLIN2 gene encoding perilipin-2 isoform X1 — translation MALAATDPQQNIVSRVANLPLVSSTYDMVSTAYITTKDNHPYLKSVCEIAEKGVKTITSVAMTSAMPIIQKLEPQIVVANNYACIGLDKIEERLPILNQPTDKVVANAKDAVVGAREAVTTTVTGAKETVAHTITGVVGKTKEAVQDSVEMTKSVVNGSINTVLGSRVVQMVSSGVDSALTKSETLVDQYLPLTEAELEREAANVEGFEVGVQKPSYYVRLGSLSSKVRTRAYQQALNKVRDAKQKSQETISQLHCTVSLIEYARKNVNSANKKLLGAQEKLYQSWVEWKKNTGQNDGDDLRSAEHIESRTLAIARSLTQQLQTTCLTLVSSLQGLPQNVQDQVYSVGSVAGDVYQSFRSASSFQELSDSFIAASKGQLKKMKESLDDVMDYLVNNTPLNWLVPDFTITDLSSESDDVPDILDLDEEDQQDFSRTNGPYTTGQRAE, via the exons ATGGCATTGGCAGCAACTGATCCACAGCAG AACATTGTATCGAGAGTTGCCAACCTTCCTTTGGTGAGCTCCACCTATGATATGGTATCCACAGCTTACATCACCACAAAGGATAACCATCCTTATCTGAAGTCAGTATGTGAGATAGCAGAGAAAGGAGTGAAGACAATTACATCGGTAGCCATGACAAGTGCTATGCCCATCATTCAGAAGCTGGAACCACAAA TTGTAGTTGCCAACAACTATGCTTGTATAGGTCTAGACAAAATTGAAGAGAGACTGCCTATACTGAATCAACCCACTGACAAG GTTGTTGCCAATGCCAAGGATGCAGTTGTTGGAGCCAGAGAAGCTGTAACAACCACTGTGACTGGTGCCAAGGAAACTGTTGCTCACACGATCACTGGAGTTGTGGGCAAGACTAAAGAAGCAGTGCAAGACAGCGTAGAAATGACCAAGTCAGTTGTCAATGGCAGCATTAACACTGTCCTGGGAAGTCGTGTGGTGCAGATGGTGAGCAGTGGAGTGGACAGTGCTCTCACGAAATCCGAGACCCTTGTAGACCAGTATCTCCCACTTACAGAAGCAGAACTAG AGAGGGAAGCTGCAAACGTTGAAGGTTTTGAAGTTGGAGTCCAAAAGCCAAGCTACTATGTTAGACTAGGATCCCTGTCTTCGAAGGTCCGCACACGTGCCTACCAACAAGCCTTAAACAAAGTTAGAGATGCTAAACAGAAAAGCCAGGAGACAATCTCTCAGCTCCACTGCACTGTTAGTCTG ATCGAGTATGCCAGAAAGAATGTGAATAGTGCCAATAAGAAGCTTCTTGGTGCTCAGGAAAAGCTTTATCAATCCTGGGtagaatggaagaaaaatacaggccAAAATGATGGTGATGATCTGCGTAGTGCTGAG CACATTGAGTCAAGAACTCTAGCTATTGCACGGAGCCTCACTCAGCAGCTTCAGACCACCTGCCTCACACTGGTCTCAAGCCTACAGGGGCTGCCACAGAATGTGCAGGATCAGGTTTACAGTGTTGGGTCAGTGGCAGGTGATGTCTACCAGAGCTTTCGGTCAGCATCCTCCTTCCAAGAATTATCAGACAGCTTTATTGCAGCTAGCAAAggacagctgaagaaaatgaaggagtCTCTGGATGATGTGATGGATTATCTTGTTAACAACACACCGCTCAACTGGCTG
- the PLIN2 gene encoding perilipin-2 isoform X2, translating into MALAATDPQQNIVSRVANLPLVSSTYDMVSTAYITTKDNHPYLKSVCEIAEKGVKTITSVAMTSAMPIIQKLEPQIVVANNYACIGLDKIEERLPILNQPTDKVVANAKDAVVGAREAVTTTVTGAKETVAHTITGVVGKTKEAVQDSVEMTKSVVNGSINTVLGSRVVQMVSSGVDSALTKSETLVDQYLPLTEAELEREAANVEGFEVGVQKPSYYVRLGSLSSKVRTRAYQQALNKVRDAKQKSQETISQLHCTVSLIEYARKNVNSANKKLLGAQEKLYQSWVEWKKNTGQNDGDDLRSAEHIESRTLAIARSLTQQLQTTCLTLVSSLQGLPQNVQDQVYSVGSVAGDVYQSFRSASSFQELSDSFIAASKGQLKKMKESLDDVMDYLVNNTPLNWLVGPFYLQLPGIQHAESKGEGEESPSQKDKQPEHTTE; encoded by the exons ATGGCATTGGCAGCAACTGATCCACAGCAG AACATTGTATCGAGAGTTGCCAACCTTCCTTTGGTGAGCTCCACCTATGATATGGTATCCACAGCTTACATCACCACAAAGGATAACCATCCTTATCTGAAGTCAGTATGTGAGATAGCAGAGAAAGGAGTGAAGACAATTACATCGGTAGCCATGACAAGTGCTATGCCCATCATTCAGAAGCTGGAACCACAAA TTGTAGTTGCCAACAACTATGCTTGTATAGGTCTAGACAAAATTGAAGAGAGACTGCCTATACTGAATCAACCCACTGACAAG GTTGTTGCCAATGCCAAGGATGCAGTTGTTGGAGCCAGAGAAGCTGTAACAACCACTGTGACTGGTGCCAAGGAAACTGTTGCTCACACGATCACTGGAGTTGTGGGCAAGACTAAAGAAGCAGTGCAAGACAGCGTAGAAATGACCAAGTCAGTTGTCAATGGCAGCATTAACACTGTCCTGGGAAGTCGTGTGGTGCAGATGGTGAGCAGTGGAGTGGACAGTGCTCTCACGAAATCCGAGACCCTTGTAGACCAGTATCTCCCACTTACAGAAGCAGAACTAG AGAGGGAAGCTGCAAACGTTGAAGGTTTTGAAGTTGGAGTCCAAAAGCCAAGCTACTATGTTAGACTAGGATCCCTGTCTTCGAAGGTCCGCACACGTGCCTACCAACAAGCCTTAAACAAAGTTAGAGATGCTAAACAGAAAAGCCAGGAGACAATCTCTCAGCTCCACTGCACTGTTAGTCTG ATCGAGTATGCCAGAAAGAATGTGAATAGTGCCAATAAGAAGCTTCTTGGTGCTCAGGAAAAGCTTTATCAATCCTGGGtagaatggaagaaaaatacaggccAAAATGATGGTGATGATCTGCGTAGTGCTGAG CACATTGAGTCAAGAACTCTAGCTATTGCACGGAGCCTCACTCAGCAGCTTCAGACCACCTGCCTCACACTGGTCTCAAGCCTACAGGGGCTGCCACAGAATGTGCAGGATCAGGTTTACAGTGTTGGGTCAGTGGCAGGTGATGTCTACCAGAGCTTTCGGTCAGCATCCTCCTTCCAAGAATTATCAGACAGCTTTATTGCAGCTAGCAAAggacagctgaagaaaatgaaggagtCTCTGGATGATGTGATGGATTATCTTGTTAACAACACACCGCTCAACTGGCTGGTAGGTCCCTTTTACCTACAACTGCCTGGCATTCAGCATGCTGAAAGCAAAGGTGAAGGGGAGGAAAGTCCCAGCCAGAAAGACAAACAGCCTGAACACACTACTGAATAA